In Chanodichthys erythropterus isolate Z2021 chromosome 9, ASM2448905v1, whole genome shotgun sequence, a genomic segment contains:
- the LOC137027413 gene encoding uncharacterized protein, protein MKKIDVNGKPHLCLFALNDIKEGEEITYDYGGEDYPWRTQMSSIAVDTSTGDSDPSLRSETRVDDESAHISSPQLMSSIAVDTSTGDSDPSLRSETRVDDESAHISSPQLMSSIAVDTSTGDSDPSLRSETRVDDESAHISSPQLMSSIAVDTSTGDSDPSLRSETRVDDESAHISSPQLMSSIAVDTSTGDSDPSLRSETRVDDESAHISSPQLMSSIAVDTSTGDSDPSLRSETRVDDESAHISSPQLMSSIAVDTSTGDSDPSLRSETRVDDESAHISSPQLMSSIAVDTSTGDSDPSLRSETRVDDESAHISSPQLMSSIAVDTSTGDSDPSLRSETRVDDESAHISSPQLIVTQLQNEVFVPRLRRTKSIIMKDTDLQDSGELFDSTPESSDNYVPNTTSESDSDVSLTLNPTKRQLLDELNVDESGSVSSPDCDTTTTDKMNSLTSEASGTGEEPSSSQNTINAVVVCEYQKRDGSRVYNKRHYCLYCSKPYAKMARHLESSHVNKSDVARALSFPKGSKERKQQLDYIRNRGNYAHNAAVMESGEGELVPFKRPPKKVQGEDFMHCAYCQGLFTRKVLWRHMRSCRLKPQAVLPKPGKNRVQSMCTYTGPVPSNMSKQLWGVISAMNPDPITDIIKNDTVITDIGQHLLNKGGLSAKNKQHVREKMRELGRLIHNARRVTSLKRMEDCVNPKKYMETVKAVKYTCGYDSETDKFKIPSLANKLGNSLVKVSKLLKAQGLISNDKQLVNNASEFLEVHENKWNEMISATALRNISEAKWNLPTVMPFTEDVQKMHAYLSEVQDEWFKSLSESPSTKAWMELAKVCLAQMILFNRRREGEVASMPLSAFLSRDTSDPHEDVDWALSEVEKTLQTLHKELLVKQREACAVLKDNAYMFARPEAMTHFRGSDCLRGFAKACGAKCPKSLTSTRLRKHAATLSTVLNMTDTEMDQLANFLGHDIRIHREFYRLPEKTLQLAKISKVLMALEQGKLAEFHGKNLDEIGIDPDEKVIDCDEEDGCIQEEHCSSTVDEPSAEVALSPTERNDMPPPPKRRKPPSDQEMPSRANAMRPSSKGKTTQKIPWQQTEVQAVERHMKRFITSLTVPAKSDCDKCLKAEPEALKNRNWKTVKFYIYNRITAYKKKLQCK, encoded by the exons ATGAAGAAAATTGATGTGAATGGAAAGCCACACCTTTGTCTGTTTGCCCTTAATGACATTAAAGAAGGAGAAGAAATTACCTATGATTATGGAGGAGAAGACTACCCATGGAGAACACAA ATGAGCAGCATTGCTGTTGATACCAGTACAGGTGATTCTGATCCATCTCTCCGGTCAGAGACTCGGGTGGACGATGAATCTGCTCATATCAGCTCTCCTCAACTG ATGAGCAGCATTGCTGTTGATACCAGTACAGGTGATTCTGATCCATCTCTCCGGTCAGAGACTCGGGTGGACGATGAATCTGCTCATATCAGCTCTCCTCAACTG ATGAGCAGCATTGCTGTTGATACCAGTACAGGTGATTCTGATCCATCTCTCCGGTCAGAGACTCGGGTGGACGATGAATCTGCTCATATCAGCTCTCCTCAACTG ATGAGCAGCATTGCTGTTGATACCAGTACAGGTGATTCTGATCCATCTCTCCGGTCAGAGACTCGGGTGGACGATGAATCTGCTCATATCAGCTCTCCTCAACTG ATGAGCAGCATTGCTGTTGATACCAGTACAGGTGATTCTGATCCATCTCTCCGGTCAGAGACTCGGGTGGACGATGAATCTGCTCATATCAGCTCTCCTCAACTG ATGAGCAGCATTGCTGTTGATACCAGTACAGGTGATTCTGATCCATCTCTCCGGTCAGAGACTCGGGTGGACGATGAATCTGCTCATATCAGCTCTCCTCAACTG ATGAGCAGCATTGCTGTTGATACCAGTACAGGTGATTCTGATCCATCTCTCCGGTCAGAGACTCGGGTGGACGATGAATCTGCTCATATCAGCTCTCCTCAACTG ATGAGCAGCATTGCTGTTGATACCAGTACAGGTGATTCTGATCCATCTCTCCGGTCAGAGACTCGGGTGGACGATGAATCTGCTCATATCAGCTCTCCTCAACTG ATGAGCAGCATTGCTGTTGATACCAGTACAGGTGATTCTGATCCATCTCTCCGGTCAGAGACTCGGGTGGACGATGAATCTGCTCATATCAGCTCTCCTCAACTG ATTGTGACACAGCTTCAAAATGAAGTTTTTGTACCCAGACTGAGACGGACTAAAAGTATCATA atgAAAGACACGGATCTTCAAGATTCTGGTGAGCTCTTTGATTCTACACCAGAGAGTTCAGATAATTACGTTCCAAATACCACTTCCGAAAGTGACAGTGATGTTAGCCTTACACTAAACCCAACAAAACGTCAGCTTCTTGATGAACTGAATGTTGATGAATCTGGCTCAGTGAGTTCCCCTGACTGTGACACAACAACCACAGACAAAATGAACAGCCTCACGTCTGAAGCATCTGGAACAGGAGAAGAACCCAGTTCAAGTCAGAACACAATAAATGCCGTAGTTGTTTGTGAATACCAAAAAAGAGATGGCAGTAGAGTGTACAACAAGAGACATTACTGCTTGTATTGCTCTAAACCTTATGCTAAGATGGCAAGGCATCTAGAAAGTTCACATGTAAATAAATCTGATGTGGCTAGAGCTCTAAGCTTTCCAAAGGGTTCAAAGGAGAGAAAACAACAGCTGGATTATATTCGCAACAGAGGAAACTATGCCCACAATGCTGCTGTTATGGAATCAGGAGAGGGGGAACTAGTGCCATTTAAACGGCCACCTAAAAAAGTGCAGGGAGAAGATTTCATGCATTGTGCATACTGTCAAGGACTTTTTACAAGAAAGGTCCTGTGGCGACACATGCGTTCTTGTAGACTTAAACCTCAGGCAGTCCTCCCCAAACCAGGAAAAAACCGTGTTCAGTCCATGTGTACGTACACTGGGCCTGTGCCTTCAAACATGTCCAAACAACTGTGGGGAGTAATCAGTGCTATGAATCCTGACCCAATCAcagatataataaaaaatgacacaGTAATTACTGATATTGGGCAGCACTTGTTAAACAAAGGTGGGCTATCAGCCAAGAATAAACAGCATGTGCGAGAGAAGATGCGAGAATTGGGAAGGTTGATTCACAATGCGAGGAGAGTCACCTCCTTAAAAAGAATGGAAGATTGTGTAAATCCAAAGAAGTACATGGAGACTGTCAAAGCTGTCAAGTATACGTGTGGGTATGACAGTGAAACCGACAAATTCAAGATTCCATCGCTTGCAAACAAGCTTGGTAATTCCCTGGTTAAAGTAAGCAAACTCTTAAAAGCCCAGGGCTTAATCTCAAATGACAAACAGCTTGTGAATAATGCCAGTGAGTTTCTTGAAGTCCATGAGAACAAGTGGAACGAGATGATCTCGGCTACAGCATTGAGGAACATCAGTGAAGCAAAGTGGAATCTACCCACTGTCATGCCCTTTACTGAAGATGTTCAAAAAATGCATGCATATCTCAGTGAAGTGCAAGACGAGTGGTTCAAATCACTCTCTGAAAGTCCCTCTACTAAAGCCTGGATGGAGCTGGCGAAGGTATGTCTAGCCCAGATGATTCTCTTTAACCGGCGCAGGGAAGGAGAGGTGGCCAGCATGCCTTTGTCTGCCTTTCTATCAAGAGACACCTCTGATCCGCATGAGGATGTGGACTGGGCACTCTCTGAAGTGGAAAAAACTCTGCAGACACTTCACAAGG AACTCCTTGTTAAGCAGAGAGAGGCTTGTGCGGTTTTAAAAGACAATGCCTATATGTTTGCTAGACCAGAAGCCATGACACATTTTCGAGGGTCAGACTGCCTCCGTGGCTTTGCCAAGGCATGTGGTGCAAAGTGTCCCAAGTCACTGACATCTACCAGACTGCGAAAGCATGCCGCAACCCTTTCAACAGTGCTGAATATGACCGACACCGAGATGGACCAGCTGGCAAACTTTCTTGGACACGACATAAGAATCCATCGTGAGTTCTATCGACTCCCCGAGAAGACCCTGCAACTTGCCAAGATCAGCAAAGTTCTAATGGCTCTTGAGCAAGGAAAATTAGCTGAGTTCCATGGCAAGAACTTGGACGAAATTGGGATAGATCCTGATG AAAAAGTTATTGACTGTGACGAGGAAGATGGGTGCATACAAGAGGAACACTGTTCATCTACCGTCGACG AACCATCAGCAGAGGTGGCACTTTCTCCTACCGAGAGGAATGATATGCCGCCACCACCCAAGAGACGCAAACCACCATCAGATCAAGAGATGCCTTCAAGAGCCAATGCTATGAGGCCTTCTTCCAAAG GTAAAACTACACAGAAGATTCCCTGGCAGCAGACTGAGGTGCAGGCAGTGGAAAGGCACATGAAGCGTTTTATCACATCACTCACTGTTCCAGCAAAGAGCGACTGTGACAAATGTCTTAAAGCTGAACCAGAAGCGCTGAAGAACCGCAATTGGAAGACCGTAaagttttacatttataatcgTATTACAGCTTACAAAAAGAAATTGCAGTGCAAATAA